A genome region from Geminicoccus roseus DSM 18922 includes the following:
- a CDS encoding DUF2333 family protein, producing the protein MMAVSDVHPPARRPLLRRVLFGLPALIVLAVAGWYLIGMAVVNRIDDDPDFAIATSAPENGSRAIAAMADLVEREIDVNEWTPNEPFFKPGVLLDNMPNYQTGLLAAVQRFGVSVRDRLARARGSSQADADLTRAMGLLAYPGNVWVWNPTTSWAPTATSESQYRQAVQALRAYNQRLAAGEAVLEKRADNLLDSLDAIAADLGSTSAAIYQAIDLSQNRWFDFSADDLFYTDKGQLYAYYILLRELGLDYADVIAERGAASNWAEMLDSFRMAAILQPWVVVNGGLDSQVKPNHLAAQGFLLLRARTQLREVTNILLR; encoded by the coding sequence ATGATGGCCGTATCGGACGTGCACCCCCCTGCCCGGCGCCCCTTGCTGCGCCGGGTCCTGTTCGGCCTGCCGGCCCTGATCGTGCTGGCGGTCGCCGGCTGGTACCTGATCGGCATGGCGGTGGTGAACCGGATCGACGACGACCCGGACTTCGCCATCGCCACCAGCGCGCCGGAGAACGGATCCCGGGCGATCGCCGCGATGGCCGACCTGGTCGAGCGCGAGATCGACGTCAACGAGTGGACGCCCAACGAGCCGTTCTTCAAGCCGGGCGTGCTGCTCGACAACATGCCCAACTACCAGACCGGGCTCCTGGCGGCGGTGCAGCGCTTCGGCGTGTCGGTGCGCGACCGGCTGGCGCGGGCCCGCGGCTCCTCCCAGGCCGATGCCGACCTGACCCGGGCGATGGGCCTGCTGGCCTATCCGGGCAATGTCTGGGTCTGGAACCCGACCACCTCCTGGGCCCCCACCGCCACCAGCGAAAGCCAGTACCGCCAGGCGGTCCAGGCGCTGCGCGCCTACAACCAGCGGCTTGCCGCTGGCGAGGCCGTCCTGGAAAAGCGGGCCGACAATCTGCTGGACAGCCTGGACGCGATCGCCGCCGATCTGGGCTCGACCTCCGCCGCGATCTACCAGGCCATCGACCTCAGCCAGAACCGCTGGTTCGACTTCTCGGCCGACGACCTGTTCTATACCGACAAGGGCCAGCTCTACGCCTACTACATCCTCCTGCGCGAGTTGGGTCTGGACTATGCCGACGTGATCGCCGAGCGGGGTGCTGCCTCGAACTGGGCGGAGATGCTGGACAGCTTCCGGATGGCCGCGATCCTCCAGCCCTGGGTGGTGGTGAACGGTGGCCTGGACAGCCAGGTGAAGCCCAATCATCTGGCTGCCCAGGGCTTCCTTCTTCTGCGCGCGCGCACCCAGTTGCGGGAAGTGACCAACATCCTCTTGCGATGA
- the tsaB gene encoding tRNA (adenosine(37)-N6)-threonylcarbamoyltransferase complex dimerization subunit type 1 TsaB, whose translation MRILAIDGAGPVAVAACGRGPDGPLIAGSARRAAGADADGLPLLVERCLQQASWRSGQVDLIACGIGPGGFTSIRVAVALARGLALAASLPVLAVTSFQALADRARREGVSGPLRVVVPGGRGNWFIQDFDERGHHGEPEILAAPPGVLPDRTLVGSGCEGMVELVADASDVAHVAFGRHAAGAGGSPGSELVPLYLRGADAREGAGRSLLDRVDP comes from the coding sequence TTGCGGATCCTCGCGATCGACGGAGCCGGGCCGGTCGCCGTGGCGGCCTGCGGCCGCGGGCCGGACGGCCCGCTGATCGCGGGATCGGCTAGGCGGGCGGCCGGCGCCGATGCCGATGGCCTGCCGCTGCTCGTGGAGCGGTGCCTGCAGCAGGCAAGCTGGCGGAGCGGCCAGGTCGACCTGATCGCCTGCGGGATCGGTCCCGGCGGCTTCACCAGCATCCGGGTCGCGGTGGCGCTGGCGCGGGGCCTGGCCCTGGCGGCCAGCCTGCCGGTCCTGGCGGTCACCTCCTTCCAGGCCCTGGCGGACCGGGCGCGCCGCGAGGGCGTTTCCGGCCCGTTGCGGGTGGTGGTTCCGGGCGGGCGCGGCAACTGGTTCATCCAGGACTTCGACGAGCGGGGCCATCACGGCGAACCAGAGATCCTCGCGGCCCCTCCCGGCGTATTGCCGGACAGGACCCTGGTCGGCTCCGGATGCGAGGGAATGGTCGAACTGGTGGCGGATGCGAGCGACGTGGCGCACGTGGCCTTTGGCCGCCATGCGGCCGGTGCCGGCGGATCGCCGGGAAGCGAGCTGGTGCCGCTTTATTTGCGCGGTGCCGATGCCCGTGAAGGTGCGGGCCGGTCGCTGCTCGACCGGGTGGATCCCTGA
- a CDS encoding [protein-PII] uridylyltransferase — protein MPRAEAPSLPDAASIRAAVQALGVDGISDFPALLGALKRIHDDARRAIRDSFEAGGKASATVGALSGVMDGLIQGLLDLASAHVYPTPNPTKGEEFAVLAVGGYGRSELCPHSDVDLLFLVPYKRTPVAEQIAEFVLYRLWDLGLKVGHATRSTAECIKLAQQDLSVSTALLEARPLWGDEGSIGELRDRYRKEIVQGHEAAFIEAKLAERDDRHLRVGDSRYLLEPNVKEGKGGLRDLHTLGWLARFVYGASDLTALVQSGLLTRRDLATFKRSHAFLLAVRCHLHWLTGRAEDRLTLDVQPEIASRMGFRARVRAKGVERFMKRYYLAAREVGNLTRIVCAALEEQHRRRPKFALPRFGLSRKRVDGFIIQGNRLALDDPATFQNEPVRILQLFQTADARGLDIHPATLAAVGHALPRIDAALRDDPHANRLFMEILTSRRDPALGLTRMNEAGVLGKFVPDFGRIVAQMQHNLYHVYTTDEHTIRAIDILRQIEDGRIGGEVPLATELFPKLLSRRALFVAAFLHDIGKGRGGRHSEVGATIARRLCPRFGLAPEETETVVWLVRHHLLMSDTAFRRDLEDPKTIQDFVDVVQSPERLKLLLVLTVCDIRAVGPNVWNGWKGQLLRELHHEAEAALQSGDPRGRRSARTNRAKGELEQALLTAPDGWWTRERIDRHIARHDPRYWLGFSTEELVRHAELIRQTESQAMPIGIDFRVDTFRDRSELLLYAPDHPGLFMKVAGAIALGGASIVDAHIFTTTDGTALDMLGFQDAEKHVAVDDPERLQRIRTNLIKALSGEIWLEKALAGRRSLPARADVFRVEPRVLLDNNASRTHTVIEVNGRDRPGLLFDLAKALKESGLVISSAHISTYGERVVDVFYVKDVFGMKVTVRSKVMKVQKQLTEALSLT, from the coding sequence ATGCCTCGGGCGGAAGCTCCATCGCTGCCCGATGCGGCCTCGATCCGGGCGGCGGTCCAGGCGCTGGGCGTGGACGGGATCTCCGACTTCCCGGCCCTCCTGGGCGCGCTGAAGCGCATCCACGACGACGCCAGGCGCGCGATCCGGGACAGCTTCGAGGCAGGCGGCAAGGCCAGCGCCACGGTCGGCGCCCTGAGCGGGGTGATGGACGGGCTGATCCAGGGCCTGCTCGACCTTGCCAGCGCGCATGTCTACCCGACCCCCAACCCGACCAAGGGCGAGGAGTTCGCGGTCCTGGCGGTGGGCGGCTACGGGCGCAGCGAGCTCTGCCCGCATTCCGACGTCGATCTGCTGTTCCTGGTCCCCTACAAGCGCACCCCGGTCGCCGAGCAGATCGCCGAGTTCGTGCTCTACCGGCTCTGGGACCTGGGCCTGAAGGTTGGCCACGCCACCCGCTCTACCGCGGAATGCATCAAGCTCGCCCAGCAGGACCTCTCGGTCTCCACGGCACTCCTGGAGGCCCGGCCGCTCTGGGGCGACGAGGGCTCGATCGGCGAACTGCGCGACCGCTACCGCAAGGAGATCGTCCAGGGCCACGAGGCCGCCTTCATCGAGGCGAAGCTGGCCGAGCGCGACGACCGCCACCTGCGGGTCGGCGACAGCCGCTACCTGCTCGAGCCCAACGTCAAGGAGGGCAAGGGTGGCTTGCGCGACCTCCACACGCTGGGCTGGCTGGCGCGCTTCGTCTATGGCGCCTCCGACCTGACCGCCCTGGTCCAGTCGGGGCTGCTGACCCGGCGCGACCTCGCCACCTTCAAGCGCTCGCACGCCTTTCTCCTGGCGGTGCGCTGCCACCTGCACTGGCTGACCGGGCGGGCGGAGGACCGGCTGACCCTGGACGTGCAGCCGGAGATCGCCAGCCGGATGGGCTTTCGCGCCCGGGTGCGGGCCAAGGGCGTCGAGCGCTTCATGAAGCGCTACTACCTGGCGGCGCGCGAGGTCGGCAACCTGACCCGGATCGTGTGCGCCGCCCTGGAGGAACAGCATCGCCGCCGGCCGAAATTCGCGCTCCCGCGCTTCGGTTTGAGCCGCAAGCGGGTCGACGGGTTCATCATCCAGGGCAATCGGCTGGCGCTGGATGACCCGGCCACCTTCCAGAACGAGCCGGTGCGGATCCTGCAGCTGTTCCAGACCGCCGACGCCCGCGGCCTGGACATCCACCCGGCCACCCTGGCCGCGGTCGGCCACGCCTTGCCGCGCATCGACGCGGCGCTGCGCGACGACCCGCATGCCAACCGGCTGTTCATGGAGATCCTGACCTCGCGCCGGGATCCCGCGCTTGGGCTGACCCGGATGAACGAGGCGGGCGTGCTCGGCAAGTTCGTGCCGGATTTCGGGCGGATCGTCGCCCAGATGCAGCACAACCTCTACCACGTCTACACCACCGACGAGCACACGATCCGGGCGATCGACATCCTGCGCCAGATCGAGGATGGCCGGATCGGCGGCGAGGTGCCGCTGGCGACCGAGCTGTTCCCTAAGCTGCTCTCGCGCCGCGCCCTGTTCGTGGCGGCGTTCCTGCACGACATCGGCAAGGGCCGCGGCGGCCGCCACTCGGAGGTGGGCGCCACGATCGCCCGCCGGCTCTGCCCGCGCTTCGGCCTGGCGCCGGAGGAGACCGAGACGGTGGTCTGGCTGGTCCGCCACCATCTCCTGATGAGCGACACCGCGTTCCGGCGCGACCTGGAGGATCCCAAGACCATCCAGGACTTCGTCGACGTGGTGCAGTCGCCGGAACGGCTGAAGCTGCTCCTGGTGCTGACGGTCTGCGACATCCGCGCGGTCGGCCCGAACGTGTGGAACGGCTGGAAGGGCCAGCTCTTGCGCGAGCTGCACCACGAGGCCGAGGCGGCGCTGCAGTCCGGCGACCCGCGCGGCCGGCGCAGCGCCCGCACCAACCGGGCCAAGGGCGAGCTGGAACAGGCGCTCCTGACAGCCCCGGACGGCTGGTGGACCCGCGAGCGGATCGACCGGCACATCGCCCGCCACGACCCGCGCTACTGGCTGGGCTTCTCCACCGAGGAACTGGTCCGCCACGCCGAGCTGATCCGGCAGACCGAAAGCCAGGCGATGCCGATCGGCATCGACTTTCGGGTCGACACGTTCCGCGACCGCTCCGAACTGCTGCTCTACGCCCCCGACCATCCGGGCCTGTTCATGAAGGTGGCCGGCGCCATCGCGCTGGGTGGTGCGAGCATCGTCGACGCGCACATCTTCACCACCACCGACGGCACCGCCCTGGACATGCTGGGCTTCCAGGACGCCGAGAAGCATGTCGCCGTGGACGATCCCGAGCGCCTGCAGCGGATCCGCACCAACCTGATCAAGGCTCTCTCCGGCGAGATCTGGCTGGAGAAGGCCCTGGCCGGACGGCGCAGCCTGCCGGCCCGCGCCGACGTGTTCCGGGTCGAGCCGCGCGTGCTGCTCGACAACAACGCCAGCCGCACGCATACCGTGATCGAAGTGAACGGGCGCGACCGGCCGGGCCTCCTGTTCGACCTGGCCAAGGCGCTGAAGGAATCGGGCCTCGTGATCAGCTCCGCGCATATCAGCACCTATGGCGAGCGCGTCGTCGACGTCTTCTACGTCAAGGACGTGTTCGGCATGAAGGTCACCGTGCGCAGCAAGGTCATGAAGGTGCAAAAGCAGCTCACCGAGGCGCTCAGCCTGACCTGA
- a CDS encoding NAD(P)/FAD-dependent oxidoreductase encodes MASSVLAPDAKSTSFWWEGHDQASLQQSEGSPPDRADVVVVGSGFTGLSAALTLARAGRQVVILDAEQPGFGCSTRNGGQVGPRFGPSFAELSASYGVERATRLKREGHNAYDYLTALIRDEAIECSFETSGHLLCVHAPGRFGPAAKAAEAEQKAFGIEAQVIPKSEQHREVGSDAFHGVILFPGGGALDPMRYHRGLLGRVMAAGAMLFAGQKVLGVERDGQDFAVALPGRTIRARDVVLATNGYTGDATPWWQRRIIPIGSYIIATEEIDPALMAKICPKRRMLHETRKVVYYYRPSPDQKRILFGGRVALSETDPRISAPRLHEAMVRVWPELQGVKVSHSWMGFVAFTFDHLPHVGSQDGVHHAMGYCGNGVPRSTYYGHKAALKVLGRPEGASELDPLEFQTRPLYRGTPWFLAPSLLYYKLRDRFA; translated from the coding sequence ATGGCTTCTTCCGTTCTGGCGCCCGATGCCAAGTCCACCTCGTTCTGGTGGGAGGGCCATGACCAGGCTTCCCTGCAGCAGAGCGAGGGCAGCCCGCCGGACCGGGCCGACGTGGTGGTGGTCGGCAGCGGGTTCACCGGCCTGTCGGCGGCGCTGACCCTGGCCCGGGCCGGGCGCCAGGTGGTGATCCTGGACGCCGAGCAGCCCGGGTTCGGCTGTTCCACCCGCAACGGCGGCCAGGTCGGCCCCAGGTTCGGCCCATCCTTTGCCGAACTCAGCGCCAGCTACGGCGTCGAGCGGGCGACCCGGCTCAAGCGCGAGGGCCACAACGCCTACGACTACCTCACCGCCCTGATCCGCGACGAGGCGATCGAGTGCAGCTTCGAGACCAGCGGCCACCTACTCTGCGTCCACGCGCCCGGGCGGTTCGGACCGGCGGCGAAGGCGGCCGAGGCCGAGCAGAAGGCGTTCGGGATCGAGGCGCAGGTGATCCCGAAGAGCGAGCAGCATCGCGAGGTCGGCTCGGACGCGTTCCACGGCGTGATCCTGTTTCCCGGCGGCGGCGCCCTCGACCCGATGCGCTACCATCGGGGCCTGCTGGGCCGGGTGATGGCGGCCGGGGCCATGCTGTTCGCCGGGCAGAAGGTGCTGGGCGTCGAGCGGGACGGCCAGGACTTCGCCGTGGCGCTGCCCGGGCGCACGATCCGCGCCCGCGACGTGGTGCTGGCCACCAACGGCTATACCGGCGACGCCACGCCCTGGTGGCAGCGGCGGATCATCCCGATCGGCAGCTACATCATCGCCACCGAGGAGATCGACCCGGCGCTGATGGCGAAGATCTGCCCGAAGCGGCGGATGCTGCACGAGACCCGCAAGGTGGTCTATTACTACCGGCCCTCGCCCGACCAGAAGCGCATCCTGTTTGGCGGGCGGGTGGCGCTGTCGGAGACCGACCCCAGGATCAGCGCGCCCAGGCTGCACGAAGCGATGGTGCGGGTCTGGCCGGAACTGCAGGGCGTCAAGGTGAGCCACAGCTGGATGGGGTTCGTGGCGTTCACCTTCGACCACCTGCCCCATGTCGGCAGCCAGGACGGCGTCCACCATGCCATGGGCTATTGCGGCAACGGGGTGCCGCGCTCGACCTATTACGGGCACAAGGCGGCGCTGAAGGTCCTTGGCCGGCCGGAGGGTGCGAGCGAACTCGACCCGCTGGAGTTCCAGACCCGGCCGCTCTACCGCGGCACGCCCTGGTTCCTCGCCCCCTCCCTGCTCTACTACAAGCTGCGCGACCGCTTCGCCTGA
- a CDS encoding GNAT family N-acetyltransferase has translation MALMDLPRPGQIAVKNIGPFDLGRLARLHRGCFEDGWSRSDIAHLLSLPGGFGLIARCFDRGFSAIDGLRGVGFAICRVVRDESELLSIGVLQSWRHRGVAGTLLEASMVRAHQAGADAMFLEVAVDNVAAQSLYERYNFKRVGTRLDYYHRPDGRKISAYTMKASLHGPRSLPGQS, from the coding sequence ATGGCCCTGATGGACCTGCCCCGTCCCGGCCAGATCGCTGTCAAGAACATCGGCCCTTTTGATCTTGGTCGACTTGCGCGCCTGCACCGCGGCTGCTTCGAGGACGGCTGGTCGCGCTCCGACATCGCCCACCTGCTGTCGCTGCCGGGAGGGTTCGGCCTGATCGCCCGCTGCTTCGATCGCGGGTTCTCGGCGATCGACGGGCTGCGCGGGGTCGGGTTCGCGATTTGCCGGGTGGTGCGCGACGAGAGTGAACTACTGTCGATCGGAGTGCTGCAGTCTTGGCGTCACCGGGGCGTCGCCGGGACGTTACTGGAAGCCTCGATGGTCCGTGCCCATCAGGCGGGCGCCGACGCGATGTTCCTGGAGGTCGCGGTCGACAATGTAGCCGCACAGAGCTTGTATGAAAGATACAATTTCAAACGGGTCGGGACGCGGCTGGACTATTATCATCGCCCGGATGGCCGAAAGATCAGCGCATATACGATGAAGGCCTCGCTGCATGGGCCAAGGTCGCTGCCCGGCCAGAGCTAG
- the trpS gene encoding tryptophan--tRNA ligase — protein sequence MSGRIFSGVQPTGALHLGNYLGAIRHWVRLQQDYEAIYCIVDQHAITLPQDPKELRGATREVAAALIACGIDPTHSILFNQSTVTAHSQLAWVLMCQTPIGWLNRMTQFKEKAGKQRENASAGLYTYPVLMSADILAYNATHVPVGEDQKQHLELARDTAGAFNRQFGVEFFTLPEPMILGEATRVMSLRDGTKKMSKSDTSDYSRINLTDDADTLAQKIRKAKSDPIEGVSFDPEKRPEASNLLTIYAALADRPRQAVEDEFASANFSTFKNRLAELCVEKLSPITTEMRRLLADPAEIDRILDQGAGRADAIAGPILRQVYDIVGFRQG from the coding sequence ATGTCCGGCCGTATCTTCTCCGGCGTCCAGCCGACCGGCGCCCTGCATCTCGGCAACTATCTGGGCGCGATCCGGCATTGGGTACGTCTGCAGCAGGACTACGAGGCGATCTACTGCATCGTCGACCAGCACGCGATCACCCTGCCGCAGGACCCGAAGGAACTGCGCGGGGCGACCCGCGAGGTGGCCGCGGCGCTGATCGCCTGCGGCATCGACCCCACGCACTCGATCCTGTTCAACCAGTCGACCGTCACCGCCCACTCCCAGCTGGCCTGGGTGCTGATGTGCCAGACGCCGATCGGCTGGCTGAACCGGATGACCCAGTTCAAGGAGAAGGCCGGCAAGCAGCGCGAGAACGCGTCGGCCGGGCTCTATACCTATCCCGTGCTGATGTCGGCCGACATCCTGGCCTACAACGCCACCCACGTGCCGGTGGGCGAGGACCAGAAGCAGCATCTGGAGCTGGCGCGCGACACCGCCGGCGCCTTCAACCGGCAGTTCGGGGTGGAGTTCTTCACCCTGCCCGAGCCGATGATCCTGGGCGAGGCCACCCGGGTGATGTCGCTGCGCGACGGCACCAAGAAGATGAGCAAGTCCGACACCTCGGACTATAGTCGCATCAACCTGACCGACGATGCCGACACGCTGGCGCAGAAGATCCGCAAGGCGAAGTCCGACCCGATCGAGGGCGTGAGCTTCGACCCGGAGAAGCGGCCGGAAGCCTCCAACCTGCTGACGATCTACGCGGCCCTGGCCGACCGGCCGCGCCAGGCCGTCGAGGACGAGTTCGCCTCCGCCAACTTCTCGACCTTCAAGAACCGCCTGGCCGAGCTGTGCGTGGAGAAGCTCTCGCCGATCACCACCGAGATGCGCCGCCTCCTGGCCGATCCGGCCGAAATCGACCGGATCCTGGACCAGGGTGCCGGCCGGGCCGACGCGATCGCGGGGCCGATCCTGCGGCAGGTCTACGACATTGTCGGCTTCCGGCAGGGGTGA
- the ccmD gene encoding heme exporter protein CcmD has protein sequence MSEFLRMSGYAVYVWPAFGFTILVLGGLWLLSLRRMRAKEAELEELRGRMRAQRPARQPAVIRPRRETTPPPDA, from the coding sequence ATGAGCGAGTTCCTGCGCATGAGCGGCTATGCAGTCTATGTATGGCCGGCGTTCGGATTCACCATCCTGGTGCTGGGTGGACTCTGGTTGCTGTCGCTGCGCCGGATGCGGGCCAAGGAGGCCGAGCTCGAGGAACTGCGCGGCCGGATGCGCGCGCAGCGGCCGGCCCGGCAGCCCGCGGTGATCCGCCCGCGCCGGGAGACAACCCCTCCGCCGGATGCGTGA
- a CDS encoding sulfurtransferase TusA family protein: MASSEATLDITADTCPITFVRAKLALERMSPGDMLRIRLREGEPLVNVPFSLTDHGHEIVSRKAVDDGIFELLVRRGAD, translated from the coding sequence ATGGCCTCTTCTGAAGCAACCCTCGACATCACCGCCGACACCTGCCCGATCACCTTCGTGCGAGCCAAGCTCGCGCTGGAAAGAATGTCTCCCGGCGACATGCTGCGCATTCGGCTTCGCGAAGGTGAACCGCTCGTTAACGTTCCGTTTTCCCTTACGGATCACGGTCACGAGATCGTCAGCCGCAAGGCTGTGGATGACGGGATCTTTGAGCTGCTGGTCCGGCGCGGCGCCGACTAG
- a CDS encoding NifU family protein, whose protein sequence is MFIQTEQTPNPATLKFLPGQTIIEGGQVEVLDADEAERVSPLARRVFGVDGVRSVFITKDFVAVTKQAAADWYLLKPAVLGAMVEHFMSGEDAVIQQASPEPAVEAEDDETVAKIKELLETRVRPAVANDGGDIVFHGFERGVVYLHMKGACAGCPSSVVTLKNGIENLLRYYVPDVVEVRAID, encoded by the coding sequence ATGTTCATTCAGACCGAGCAGACGCCGAACCCGGCGACGCTCAAGTTCCTTCCCGGCCAGACCATCATCGAGGGCGGCCAGGTCGAAGTCCTGGACGCTGACGAGGCCGAGCGGGTCTCGCCGCTGGCGCGCCGCGTGTTCGGCGTGGACGGCGTCCGCTCGGTGTTCATCACCAAGGACTTCGTCGCGGTGACCAAGCAGGCCGCCGCCGACTGGTACCTGCTCAAGCCGGCCGTGCTCGGCGCCATGGTCGAGCATTTCATGTCCGGCGAGGACGCGGTCATCCAGCAGGCGTCGCCCGAGCCGGCCGTCGAGGCCGAGGACGACGAGACCGTCGCCAAGATCAAGGAACTCCTGGAGACCCGGGTGCGCCCGGCGGTCGCCAACGATGGCGGCGACATCGTGTTCCACGGGTTCGAGCGCGGGGTCGTGTACCTGCACATGAAGGGCGCCTGCGCCGGCTGCCCGTCCTCGGTGGTCACGCTCAAGAACGGCATCGAGAACCTCCTGCGCTATTACGTGCCGGACGTGGTCGAGGTCCGGGCTATCGACTGA
- the murJ gene encoding murein biosynthesis integral membrane protein MurJ has protein sequence MSWLRASSVVASATLASRLLGFLRDVLMAQALGAGVAADAFLVALKIPNLLRRLFAEGAFGAAFVPLFSQVHSMEGEQAARAFASRAFTILGVLLTLLTGLALLAMPLVITVLAPGFDLADPRHDLAVELARRTFSYALFVSLTALLAGVLNVLGRFAVASLAPVILNLVMIGALLTGGDDPVAQARLLALALPVAGVLQLAMLWLACRRAGMAVSLRPDLRDRHLRPLGRRILPGLAGAGIYQVNVVIVTIMATALAPGAVSFLYFADRLAQLPLGLIGVAISTALLPIVARRIAEGRLEAARALRDQAAEVALLLTLPAAAGLTALALPIVRILFERGAFDALDAAATASALQAFALGLPAAVLVRILAASLFARGDMRTPLVGASVALVVTLLVGLATLRPLGHLGLAVAASLANWANLTVLAWRLRGIEGRAFSRRTKLRALGALACAVFAGSMAHQAFTELHHIGRLTGLASAILVGGLAFFAMVTVVRVVRPRELVALFRDRA, from the coding sequence TTGAGCTGGCTGCGTGCATCCTCGGTCGTCGCCTCGGCGACCCTCGCCTCCCGTCTCCTGGGCTTCCTGCGCGACGTGCTGATGGCGCAGGCGCTGGGCGCGGGCGTGGCGGCCGACGCGTTCCTGGTGGCGCTGAAGATCCCCAACCTCCTGCGCCGGCTGTTCGCCGAGGGCGCGTTCGGCGCGGCGTTCGTGCCGCTGTTCAGCCAGGTCCATTCCATGGAGGGCGAGCAGGCTGCCCGGGCGTTCGCCAGCCGCGCCTTCACCATTCTGGGCGTGCTGCTCACGCTTTTGACCGGGCTGGCGCTGCTGGCGATGCCCTTGGTGATCACCGTGCTGGCGCCGGGCTTCGACCTGGCCGACCCGCGCCACGACCTGGCCGTCGAACTGGCCAGGCGCACCTTTTCCTACGCGCTGTTCGTTTCGCTCACCGCGCTGCTGGCCGGGGTGCTGAACGTGCTCGGCCGGTTCGCGGTGGCGTCGCTCGCCCCGGTGATCCTCAACCTCGTGATGATCGGCGCCCTGCTGACGGGCGGCGACGACCCGGTCGCCCAGGCGCGCCTGCTGGCGCTGGCGCTGCCGGTGGCCGGGGTGCTGCAGCTGGCGATGCTCTGGCTGGCCTGCCGGCGGGCCGGCATGGCGGTCTCCCTGCGGCCGGACCTGCGCGACCGCCACCTGCGCCCGCTGGGGCGGCGGATCCTGCCGGGCCTTGCCGGGGCCGGGATCTACCAGGTCAACGTGGTGATCGTGACGATCATGGCGACCGCCCTGGCCCCGGGAGCGGTGTCGTTCCTTTACTTCGCCGACCGGCTGGCCCAGCTGCCGCTGGGGCTGATCGGGGTGGCGATCTCCACGGCGCTCCTGCCGATCGTGGCCCGGCGGATCGCCGAGGGCCGCCTGGAGGCGGCGCGCGCGCTGCGCGACCAGGCCGCCGAGGTGGCGCTCCTGCTGACCCTGCCGGCCGCCGCCGGCCTCACCGCCCTGGCCCTGCCGATCGTGCGGATTCTGTTCGAGCGGGGCGCCTTCGACGCGCTGGACGCCGCGGCCACCGCGAGCGCGCTGCAGGCCTTCGCCCTGGGCCTGCCGGCCGCCGTGCTGGTCCGCATCCTCGCGGCCAGCCTGTTCGCGCGCGGCGACATGCGCACCCCGCTGGTGGGCGCGTCGGTGGCGCTGGTGGTCACGCTGCTGGTGGGGCTCGCCACACTGCGCCCGCTCGGCCATCTGGGCCTGGCGGTGGCGGCCAGCCTCGCCAACTGGGCGAACCTGACGGTGCTGGCCTGGCGTTTGCGCGGGATCGAGGGACGCGCCTTTTCCCGGCGCACCAAGCTGCGCGCGCTGGGCGCCCTGGCCTGCGCGGTGTTTGCCGGGTCGATGGCCCATCAGGCCTTCACCGAGCTTCACCATATCGGCCGGCTGACCGGGCTCGCCAGCGCCATCCTGGTGGGCGGGCTGGCCTTCTTCGCGATGGTCACGGTGGTGCGGGTGGTCCGGCCGCGGGAACTCGTCGCTCTTTTCCGGGACCGCGCTTGA
- a CDS encoding ABC transporter permease, with the protein MKRLWLGVLATAVLIFLLVPVFIVVPMSFSDASYLEFPPRAWSLRWYQEYFGSIEWMAATRTSLAAAVCTVIIATPIGFAGAYCIDKLQGTARNALMGLLLSPQLMPVILLAIGVFFFYIQLGLVDTFPGVVLAHVALAIPFVVTTVVAGLSRFDRNLEHAARSLGASRLRAIVDVVLPQVKMSVIAGALFAFVSSLDEVVIGLLVAGGSNTVLTRMMFMSLRDQVDPTIAAISTLLIGVSLIAVILFVFVERAAGKPARAN; encoded by the coding sequence ATGAAACGGCTCTGGCTGGGCGTCCTCGCCACTGCAGTGCTGATCTTCCTGCTGGTGCCGGTGTTCATCGTGGTGCCGATGAGCTTTTCCGACGCCAGCTACCTGGAGTTCCCGCCGCGCGCCTGGTCGCTGCGCTGGTACCAGGAATATTTCGGCTCGATCGAATGGATGGCCGCGACCCGCACCTCGCTGGCGGCGGCGGTGTGCACGGTGATCATCGCCACGCCGATCGGATTTGCCGGCGCCTACTGCATCGACAAGCTGCAGGGCACGGCCCGCAACGCGCTGATGGGCCTGCTCCTGTCGCCGCAGCTGATGCCGGTGATCCTGCTCGCGATCGGGGTGTTCTTCTTCTACATCCAGCTGGGCCTGGTCGACACGTTTCCCGGGGTGGTGCTGGCCCACGTGGCGCTGGCCATCCCGTTCGTGGTCACCACCGTGGTGGCGGGCCTCAGCCGGTTCGACCGCAACCTGGAGCACGCCGCCCGCAGCCTGGGCGCATCGCGCCTGCGCGCGATCGTCGACGTGGTGCTGCCGCAGGTGAAGATGTCGGTGATAGCCGGCGCCCTGTTCGCCTTCGTCAGCTCGCTGGACGAGGTGGTGATCGGCCTGCTGGTGGCCGGCGGCTCCAACACGGTGCTCACCCGGATGATGTTCATGTCGCTGCGCGACCAGGTCGACCCGACCATCGCCGCGATCTCGACGCTGCTGATCGGCGTGTCGCTGATCGCGGTGATCCTGTTCGTGTTCGTCGAACGGGCGGCGGGCAAGCCCGCCCGGGCCAACTGA